The genome window TACTTCGCCTTATCTTTTTACGTTCAAATTTGAAGTTAAATTTTATTCGCCGAGACCTGTACCCCAAAAATGCTAAACTAAAAACGTGCGGCGCGGCAGCGCGGTCGCACCCCTTGAACGTGCAGTGGGGTTGGTGGGGGTTTGGGGGCGGAAGGGGCGACGCTTCGTAAGTAGAAACCCCTTCCGCCTCCCAAGAAAAAGAAAAACTAAAAATTTTAGAGAATTTTAAATTTGACAAAACCAAATTTAGCATTTTCAAGGTGCGGGTCTCGGCGAGTAAAATTTGCAGTTAAATTTTACGTTTTTACGTCAAGCGGGCGATCTTGGAACTGATTAAGCCGTAAAAGTGCAAATCCGCTAAAATTTGATAGAATTAGCAAAAAAGGCAAAAATGAAAACGAAATTGTTTTTATCGCAGTTGGCTGCGCTCGTCGTAGTTGCCGCGATATTTTACGCTAGCTACGGCGCTACAAATGCCCTCGCGAGCGCTCGCGCAAACGTACCCGAGATCTATTTTGCATGGGAGCGCGCGGTGCCGTTTTGGGCGTGGAGCATTGTGCCGTATTGGTCGCTAAATTTGCTCTACGCGCTTGGATTTTTCCTCTGCCGCGACAGCCGTGAGCTCGCGCGTTACGTCACGCAGCTGCTCGCCGCGCAGATTATCGCGACGCTATTTTTTATCGTTTTTCCTTTGCAAATGTCGTGGGAAAAGCCCGCAGTTTCAGGCTTTAGCGGCTTTTTGTTCTCTAGCCTCGCCGCCTTTGACCTCCCGTTTAATCAAGCCCCGTCGCTACACATCATACTTTGCGTCGTGGTGGGCGCATTTTACCTTCGCAAGGCGCGCACAGTTTGGCTTAAGGCGGCGCTTGTAGCGTGGTTCGCGCTCATCGGTCTTAGCGTGCTGACCACGTATCAGCACCATTTTATCGACATTCCGACGGGGTTGGCCGCTGGCTGTTTTGTGCTGCTCGTTCGTCCGATGGATGGCAAGCCGCTTAGGTTTGCCATGGCCGCAGAGATTGCGCGCTACAAATGGGCGGCGCTATATCTGGGGCTTGCATTTCTGACGCTTTTTATGGCGATTTTTGGGGCTAAAATTTGGAGCTCGTGGGCGCTGTGGCTATCTTGGGCGAGCCTTAGTTTCGCGCTAGTCGCCTGCTGTTACGCGTTTTTGGGCGCGGGTGTTTTTGCTAAAAACGGGCAAGGACGTCACGCCGCTACGGCTAAAGCTTTACTCTTCCCGTATCTTTGCGTCGCGCGGTTAAATGCTCTTTTTTGGCTACGTGGACGACGGCTTTCAGACGAGATTTTGCCAGGACTTTATCTGGGCTCGGTTAAGCAGGCGGGCAAATTTGACGCGATTCTAGATCTCGC of Campylobacter showae contains these proteins:
- a CDS encoding phosphatase PAP2/dual specificity phosphatase family protein; protein product: MKTKLFLSQLAALVVVAAIFYASYGATNALASARANVPEIYFAWERAVPFWAWSIVPYWSLNLLYALGFFLCRDSRELARYVTQLLAAQIIATLFFIVFPLQMSWEKPAVSGFSGFLFSSLAAFDLPFNQAPSLHIILCVVVGAFYLRKARTVWLKAALVAWFALIGLSVLTTYQHHFIDIPTGLAAGCFVLLVRPMDGKPLRFAMAAEIARYKWAALYLGLAFLTLFMAIFGAKIWSSWALWLSWASLSFALVACCYAFLGAGVFAKNGQGRHAATAKALLFPYLCVARLNALFWLRGRRLSDEILPGLYLGSVKQAGKFDAILDLAAEFEGPGGAQIYASLPMLDMITPSADELKLGADELERLVKMAFSAEANGYANERNLKFDKQTDARANLQTRGAANESKIAEAGQIFANSNERAAENGKKVLVCCALGYGRSASVLLAWMVIYAGLGFDEALNLLKSHREKIAVASSLRERIMQLAAEAREFESGLKTAKFAKASAANLSAK